A part of Ziziphus jujuba cultivar Dongzao chromosome 8, ASM3175591v1 genomic DNA contains:
- the LOC107413697 gene encoding synaptotagmin-3 isoform X3, with product METIKRQIARLYLWPQTLEIPILDASTVAVVKPVGILHVKVVRALKLLNMDFLGTSDPYVKLSFSGERLSAKRTTVKMNNLNPEWNEKFKLIVKDPQSQALELQVYDWDKVGRHDRLGMQLVPLKLLTPNETKEFTLDLVKNTNMNDPQNKKRRGKIVVEMTFVPFKPDSIKFNESWDGNGKMESRTSRSLDDEALGKAGLLSVMILGAEDVEGEHHNNPYALIRYRGETKKTKIMRRTRDPVWNEEFQFMLDEPPLHDKISVEVMSSRTGLSLRSKESLGYIEINLTDVVHNGRINEIYHLIDSKNGKIHIEISWNVT from the exons ATG GAAACTATCAAAAGACAAATTGCAAGACTATACCTTTGGCCCCAAACTCTTGAAATTCCTATTCTTGATGCTTCAAC AGTTGCTGTTGTGAAGCCTGTGGGGATACTACATGTGAAGGTTGTTCGGGCACTGAAACTTTTGAACATGGACTTCTTGGGAACTTCTGATCCTTATGTCAAACTCAGCTTTAGTGGAGAGAGACTGTCTGCAAAGAGGACAACAGTCAAGATGAATAACTTGAATCCTGAATGGAACGAGAAGTTCAAGCTTATTGTGAAGGATCCTCAATCTCAAGCTCTTGAGTTACAAGTGTATGACTGGGACAAG GTTGGGAGACATGACAGGTTAGGAATGCAGTTAGTTCCCCTAAAACTGCTAACACCCAATGAGACAAAAGAATTCACATTGGATCTGGTCAAGAATACAAATATGAATGATCCTCAAAACAAAAAGCGTAGAGGGAAAATTGTGGTGGAGATGACTTTTGTTCCTTTCAAACCAGACAGCATCAAGTTCAATGAATCTTGGGATGGAAATGGCAAGATGGAAAGCAGAACAAGTAGATCATTGGATGATGAGGCCCTGGGTAAAGCAGGTTTACTTTCGGTCATGATCCTAGGAGCTGAGGATGTAGAAGGGGAGCATCACAACAATCCTTATGCTTTGATTCGCTATAGAGGAGAAACGAAGAAAACTAAG ATAATGAGAAGAACTCGTGACCCGGTTTGGAACGAAGAGTTTCAGTTTATGCTTGATGAGCCTCCATTGCACGACAAGATTAGTGTGGAGGTCATGAGCAGCAGGACAGGACTTAGTCTTCGATCGAAG GAATCATTGGGATACATTGAAATTAATCTCACTGATGTCGTACACAATGGACGCATCAATGAAATATACCATCTTATTGATTCAAAAAATGGGAAAATTCATATAGAGATAAGCTGGAATGTGACTTGA
- the LOC107413697 gene encoding synaptotagmin-3 isoform X1, with the protein MGILSSLLGVVGFGIGIFSGLLVGFFLFIYSEPKKVEDPVIRPLYELDTSSLEDILPEIPMWVKNPDYDRLDWLNKFILQMWPYLDTAICCRIRNMAPSIFAEYIGKFNIEAIEFENLSLGTLPPKIYGLKFYKTNEKQLVMEPIFKWAGNPNIVLVVKLLSLRIKVQLVDLQIFASPRINLKPLVPSFPCFANIAVCLMEKPHVDFGMKVLGGDLMSIPGLYRFIQETIKRQIARLYLWPQTLEIPILDASTVAVVKPVGILHVKVVRALKLLNMDFLGTSDPYVKLSFSGERLSAKRTTVKMNNLNPEWNEKFKLIVKDPQSQALELQVYDWDKVGRHDRLGMQLVPLKLLTPNETKEFTLDLVKNTNMNDPQNKKRRGKIVVEMTFVPFKPDSIKFNESWDGNGKMESRTSRSLDDEALGKAGLLSVMILGAEDVEGEHHNNPYALIRYRGETKKTKIMRRTRDPVWNEEFQFMLDEPPLHDKISVEVMSSRTGLSLRSKESLGYIEINLTDVVHNGRINEIYHLIDSKNGKIHIEISWNVT; encoded by the exons ATGGGAATTCTGAGTAGTTTGCTTGGAGTTGTTGGCTTTGGAATTGGAATCTTTTCTGGACTATTGGTGGGGTTCTTCCTTTTCATTTATTCAGAGCCCAAGAAAGTAGAG GATCCGGTTATCAGGCCATTATATGAGTTAGACACAAGTTCTCTTGAAGATATTCTGCCTGAGATTCCAATGTGGGTGAAAAACCCCGACTATGATCGA CTAGATTGGCTAAACAAGTTTATCCTGCAAATGTGGCCTTACCTCGATACG GCAATTTGTTGTAGAATAAGAAACATGGCACCGTCCATTTTTGCAGAGTATATTGGGAAGTTTAATATTGAGGCAATTGAGTTTGAAAATCTGAGTCTTGGAACTCTTCCTCCAAAAATCTATG gtttaaaattttacaagacCAATGAGAAACAACTAGTCATGGAACCTATATTTAAATGGGCTGGCAATCCTAACATTGTTCTGGTAGTAAAATTATTGTCTCTAAGAATTAAAGTCCAG TTAGTAGATTTGCAAATATTTGCGTCTCCACGGATTAATTTGAAACCTCTTGTTCCTTCCTTCCCTTGTTTTGCAAACATTGCAGTTTGTTTGATGGAAAAG CCACATGTAGATTTTGGCATGAAAGTATTAGGAGGGGATTTAATGTCTATACCTGGCCTCTATCGGTTTATTCAG GAAACTATCAAAAGACAAATTGCAAGACTATACCTTTGGCCCCAAACTCTTGAAATTCCTATTCTTGATGCTTCAAC AGTTGCTGTTGTGAAGCCTGTGGGGATACTACATGTGAAGGTTGTTCGGGCACTGAAACTTTTGAACATGGACTTCTTGGGAACTTCTGATCCTTATGTCAAACTCAGCTTTAGTGGAGAGAGACTGTCTGCAAAGAGGACAACAGTCAAGATGAATAACTTGAATCCTGAATGGAACGAGAAGTTCAAGCTTATTGTGAAGGATCCTCAATCTCAAGCTCTTGAGTTACAAGTGTATGACTGGGACAAG GTTGGGAGACATGACAGGTTAGGAATGCAGTTAGTTCCCCTAAAACTGCTAACACCCAATGAGACAAAAGAATTCACATTGGATCTGGTCAAGAATACAAATATGAATGATCCTCAAAACAAAAAGCGTAGAGGGAAAATTGTGGTGGAGATGACTTTTGTTCCTTTCAAACCAGACAGCATCAAGTTCAATGAATCTTGGGATGGAAATGGCAAGATGGAAAGCAGAACAAGTAGATCATTGGATGATGAGGCCCTGGGTAAAGCAGGTTTACTTTCGGTCATGATCCTAGGAGCTGAGGATGTAGAAGGGGAGCATCACAACAATCCTTATGCTTTGATTCGCTATAGAGGAGAAACGAAGAAAACTAAG ATAATGAGAAGAACTCGTGACCCGGTTTGGAACGAAGAGTTTCAGTTTATGCTTGATGAGCCTCCATTGCACGACAAGATTAGTGTGGAGGTCATGAGCAGCAGGACAGGACTTAGTCTTCGATCGAAG GAATCATTGGGATACATTGAAATTAATCTCACTGATGTCGTACACAATGGACGCATCAATGAAATATACCATCTTATTGATTCAAAAAATGGGAAAATTCATATAGAGATAAGCTGGAATGTGACTTGA
- the LOC107413697 gene encoding synaptotagmin-3 isoform X2 has translation MWVKNPDYDRLDWLNKFILQMWPYLDTAICCRIRNMAPSIFAEYIGKFNIEAIEFENLSLGTLPPKIYGLKFYKTNEKQLVMEPIFKWAGNPNIVLVVKLLSLRIKVQLVDLQIFASPRINLKPLVPSFPCFANIAVCLMEKPHVDFGMKVLGGDLMSIPGLYRFIQETIKRQIARLYLWPQTLEIPILDASTVAVVKPVGILHVKVVRALKLLNMDFLGTSDPYVKLSFSGERLSAKRTTVKMNNLNPEWNEKFKLIVKDPQSQALELQVYDWDKVGRHDRLGMQLVPLKLLTPNETKEFTLDLVKNTNMNDPQNKKRRGKIVVEMTFVPFKPDSIKFNESWDGNGKMESRTSRSLDDEALGKAGLLSVMILGAEDVEGEHHNNPYALIRYRGETKKTKIMRRTRDPVWNEEFQFMLDEPPLHDKISVEVMSSRTGLSLRSKESLGYIEINLTDVVHNGRINEIYHLIDSKNGKIHIEISWNVT, from the exons ATGTGGGTGAAAAACCCCGACTATGATCGA CTAGATTGGCTAAACAAGTTTATCCTGCAAATGTGGCCTTACCTCGATACG GCAATTTGTTGTAGAATAAGAAACATGGCACCGTCCATTTTTGCAGAGTATATTGGGAAGTTTAATATTGAGGCAATTGAGTTTGAAAATCTGAGTCTTGGAACTCTTCCTCCAAAAATCTATG gtttaaaattttacaagacCAATGAGAAACAACTAGTCATGGAACCTATATTTAAATGGGCTGGCAATCCTAACATTGTTCTGGTAGTAAAATTATTGTCTCTAAGAATTAAAGTCCAG TTAGTAGATTTGCAAATATTTGCGTCTCCACGGATTAATTTGAAACCTCTTGTTCCTTCCTTCCCTTGTTTTGCAAACATTGCAGTTTGTTTGATGGAAAAG CCACATGTAGATTTTGGCATGAAAGTATTAGGAGGGGATTTAATGTCTATACCTGGCCTCTATCGGTTTATTCAG GAAACTATCAAAAGACAAATTGCAAGACTATACCTTTGGCCCCAAACTCTTGAAATTCCTATTCTTGATGCTTCAAC AGTTGCTGTTGTGAAGCCTGTGGGGATACTACATGTGAAGGTTGTTCGGGCACTGAAACTTTTGAACATGGACTTCTTGGGAACTTCTGATCCTTATGTCAAACTCAGCTTTAGTGGAGAGAGACTGTCTGCAAAGAGGACAACAGTCAAGATGAATAACTTGAATCCTGAATGGAACGAGAAGTTCAAGCTTATTGTGAAGGATCCTCAATCTCAAGCTCTTGAGTTACAAGTGTATGACTGGGACAAG GTTGGGAGACATGACAGGTTAGGAATGCAGTTAGTTCCCCTAAAACTGCTAACACCCAATGAGACAAAAGAATTCACATTGGATCTGGTCAAGAATACAAATATGAATGATCCTCAAAACAAAAAGCGTAGAGGGAAAATTGTGGTGGAGATGACTTTTGTTCCTTTCAAACCAGACAGCATCAAGTTCAATGAATCTTGGGATGGAAATGGCAAGATGGAAAGCAGAACAAGTAGATCATTGGATGATGAGGCCCTGGGTAAAGCAGGTTTACTTTCGGTCATGATCCTAGGAGCTGAGGATGTAGAAGGGGAGCATCACAACAATCCTTATGCTTTGATTCGCTATAGAGGAGAAACGAAGAAAACTAAG ATAATGAGAAGAACTCGTGACCCGGTTTGGAACGAAGAGTTTCAGTTTATGCTTGATGAGCCTCCATTGCACGACAAGATTAGTGTGGAGGTCATGAGCAGCAGGACAGGACTTAGTCTTCGATCGAAG GAATCATTGGGATACATTGAAATTAATCTCACTGATGTCGTACACAATGGACGCATCAATGAAATATACCATCTTATTGATTCAAAAAATGGGAAAATTCATATAGAGATAAGCTGGAATGTGACTTGA